The genome window CGGCTGATTattctctttgctttccgGCAGGTTTGGCAACTATATTGGAGAGGTAGATGGGTCGGACGAGGAGTCCCCGCGTCATGAGGATGCCCATCCTCAGGCTTTCGCTTTTGAAGAGGCGTtcggggatggtgatgacgatgaagcgCATGACGTTGATGAGCAACAGTTAATGGATGTCGATGGTACAGTTACCTTTTCCATGTTCACCTTGTGTGCAAGGTCCGCCTTACTGATACCAGTCACAGAGGGCCCGTCAAACGCGGTCATCCTTCACGAAGATAAACAATACTATCCCAGTGCACAACAGGTATATGGCGAGGATGTCGAGACTCtggtgcaggaggaggatgcacAGCCTCTGTCCGAGCCCATCATCGCCCCGGTCCAACAAAAGAAGTTTGCgatcgaagaagccgaatTGCCTCCCGTCTATTATTCACGGGAATTCATGACGGATTTGCTCAGCTACCCGGACCAAACAAGAAACATCGCTCTGGTCGGTCATTTGCACCATGGAAAAACGGCTTTCATGGACATGCTAGTCACTCAGACCCATGATCTCACCGGTCGCCTCGAGAATCGAACAGGCAAGCGGAAAGAGGAACAACTACGCTACACCGACGTTCACTTTctggaaagagaaagaggtctTTCCATCAAAGCGTCACCCATGAGCTTGGTGCTTCAGGGCACAAAGGGCAAATCTCACTTGTTTAATATCATTGACACCCCAGGGCATGTGAACTTTGTGGACGAGGTGGCTACGGCTTGTCGGTTGGTCGATGGCGTGGTTCTTGTAGTAGATGTGGTCGAAGGTGTCCAGGCCAACACCGAGCAAATAATCAAGCATGCTATCCTTGAAGACTTGCCGCTCACATTGGTTGTGAACAAGATGGACAGACTAATCCTGGAATTAAAGATTCCTCCCAACGACGCTTATTTCAAGCTGAAACATGTGATCGAGGAGGTCAACACTATTATCGAGAACGTACTGCCTGGACAGGGCGCTGCAAGGCGGCTGAGCCCCGAGAAGGGAAACGTCGCCTTTGCTTGCGCCTCCATGGGCTGGTGCTTCACGTTGCATTCATTTGCTAAGATGTATTCTGAGACGCATCCACAAATTGAAGCAGCCGCATTCTGTTTGCGCCTATGGGGCGATATATTTTTCAATCCAAAGAGTCGAAAATTCACACGAaaaggagtggaagaaggTTCTAAAAGAACGTTTGTTCAATTTGTTCTCGAGCCTATATACAAACTTTACTCGCACACATTAAGCGAGAGCCCGGAGGACTTAAAGGAAACGCTTTCTAGCGTTGGTATTAGTCTTAAGCCGTCACAGCTCAAGACAGATGCAAAGACTTTGCTGAACCTTGTCTGTGAACAGTTCTTCGGGTCAGCAACAGGCTTTGTGGACATGGTTCTCCAGCATGTGCCTTCGCCTGCAGAGGGTGCCCAAAAGAAGCTTGATCGGTACTACACTGGGCCTCTCGATTCTAAGGTGGCGGCAGCTATGGCTGCCTGTGATTCCGATGGTCCACTGGTCGTACATGTTACTAAACTTTTTAACAGTTCGGACGGTTCAAAATTCCACTCCTTTGGCAGGATAATGAGCGGCACAGCTCGTCCTGGCCAACAGGTCCGTGTCCTTGGCGAAGGTTATACccccgaagatgaagaagacatgGTTGTTGCGACCATTTCCGACACATGGATTGCTGAGTCTTGCTATAACATCCCAACAAGCGGCGTACCTGCCGGCAACTTGGTTCTTCTAGGAGGTGTGGATAACTCTATTGTGAAGACGGCGACTATCGTGCCTCTCACcttggaagacgatgaggatgcaTACATCTTCCGATCAGTTCGGCATATAACAGAGTCCGTCTTCAAGGTTGCTGTCGAGCCAGTTAATCCGTCGGAATTGCCCAAGATGCTTGAGGGTCTCCGAAAAGTCAACAAGAGCTACCCGCTGATATCCACAAAAGTAGAGGAGTCTGGCGAGCATGTAGTTCTCGGAACGGGCGAGCTATATATGGACTGCGTGCTTCATGACCTACGAAGACTATATTCTGAAATGGAGATCAAGGTTTCAGATCCTGTTACACGCTTCTGCGAGACTGTTGTGGAGACCTCGGCTATCATGTGTTATTCCATCACGccaaacaagaagaacaaaatcACGATGATTGCAGAGCCTCTGGATGACGGGATCGCCGAGGATATCGAGAGCGGTGCTGTCAATATCAAAGACCCGATTCGCAAAGTGTCGCGCTTTTTCGAAGAGCGGTACGACTGGGACAAACTTGCAGCCAGGAGTATCTGGGCTTTCGGTCCAGATGAGATGGGCCCCAACATCTTACAGGATGATACGCTACCATCGCAGATCGACAAGAAGTTGCTTGGGAGCGTAAGAGATTCTATCACGCAAGGATTTACTTGGGGAACACGAGAAGGTCCTCTTTGCGAAGAACGTGAGTGCACCATGCTTCCCTTGAATGTTTTGAGAGTTATAGCACCCAGATCCTACGCATTAGGGGGGTTTGTTTACATCGCtatagaagcagaagaagagcggtTCATTGTGACTAACTGCAAGAATAGCCATTCGGAATGCGAAATTCAGGCTCACCGACGTTTCTCTCGCCGACCAAGCCATTTACAGGGGTGGTGGTCAAATCATCCCCACAGCTCGAAGAGCGATTTACTCATCTTTCCTCATGGCATCACCACGCCTAATGGAACCTATTTACTCTTGCACGATGACTGGACCGGCGGACGCTGTCGCATCAGTGTACACAGTCctttcaagaagaaggggccATGTACTCTCCGATGGACCCATAGCAGGAACTCCACTCTATTCCGTTCGTGGTTTGATCCCCGTGATAGATTCATTCGGATTTGAAACAGATCTCCGGATCCATACACAGGGCCAAGCTGCCGTTAGTCTAGTCTTCGATAAGTGGAGCGTCGTCCCAGGGGATCCACTGGATCGCGATGTCAAGTTGAAGCCCTTAGAGATGGCGCCCGCCATGGCCACAGCCCGCGACTTCGTTTTGAAAACGCGGAGACGTAAAGGATTGGCTGAGGATGTCACTGTCAGCAAGTTTTTGGAACCAGAGCTCTGGAAAGGTTTGAAGGAAAGTGGCGTTTTAGACTCCTGAGCTATTTTTTGTCGATAGGTGGAAAGAAGCGGCAACAAGTGCCGTAAGTGGCTCTTGTTCCTTTTTTCATATTGTTGTATAACTATCGGAAGTCAAATCGAGTCATCATCGAAACGGGTATTCTTATGACATAGTAGAGACGCCGACGAGGGTCATAAGCGGCGTCCGAATAGCAGTACAATCGGATTATTGGCATGTTTCGAGCATCTTTGCGATGACGCCCATTAGCGTACCATTTTCCAGTGCAGCAGCCACCCTTTCTTTGTCGGCCAATTGCTTATTCACTTCATCGGCAGTACTATGTGTCCCTTCCTTGATCCGGACATCCACGCGAAAACGCGGAGGTAATGATTGCTCCAATCGAACTCGTACACCAAGACCTATAACTGTGGCCAGACTGCAATGTGTTATCGTCGGAGTTATGAGAACTGATACTGTCCGAAGAAGCGAGCTCGGTACATCCGGCAAGGTTGGTTTGATAGAAATGTCAGGCAGCGAAACGACTGCCAAAGCTCCAAGTGAAATGGGATGCTCGGGGTCGGATATGGTCGACACAAGATCTGAGAGATGGTCAGGTAATCGGCTCCCGGGCGACTCGGTCCGCTTGTTTAGGAATAAGCGATGAGCTTACCGTAGATCTCCTGTTCATCAATCGGCTCTTCCATCAAATCGACATCTTCATCAGACTCTTCCGATTCACTAAGACTGAAGTTGGTGGGATCCGCTAGAGAGGGGAGCGCTGACGCAAGGATTCCGCCTCCGTAAGTGCCCGCTTTGCATGATGAAGGACGCAGACGGGTGGGAAGATCTGCAGCATTCAAAATAGTCGGATTCGAATTTTGCATGGAGGACTCCATGATTGCTTATGCGATATACAAGTGGTTATCGATAAAAGCGCGCAAGAAGCACCGAGAGGGGCAAATTGGGGGCAAGAGGGGATGGTAAGCCCTAGCACATCATATGCTCAACTAATGCGGTGTCTTGAAGAAATGGAACAACCTTTTTCCCGATGGGTGCTTTTGATATCGgtcaaaagaaaagaaaaagcttcTCGGTGCTTGTTGCCCAATGGCAGATAAAACTCAAGCAAGATTCTATGTCTTTAATCTATACTAATTGTTTTATGAATTTAAAAATTGGGGAGAATGGAAGGTcagagtgaggaggaagaaggaaacgAATACGTTGGTAGAAGAACCAAACGCGTGCAGATACCCAAGAAGTGCGTATGGACATCAACCAGGTGGGCAAAGTACAACCGGGTGGGCGGACCAGCCCTTCGAGTACTCCAGTGTACATAGGCACTGCAACAATCCAAATGACTTTTCCGAATACAGCAGCGCTAACGCAGTAAGTATGAGTATATCCATGCTGTCAATGCTTCATAataccatcaacatcatagCCTACTTGTGTCTAGGCAGCTACCGATAGGTGATCAAGGTTCTAGATCCAGTGAGTGTAACAATTTTCaagtcagcagcagcgaTTACGAGTCGCATACAAAGGACCAAGAAGTCCCCGCCCTAGCGAGCTGTTGTGTTTCCTGGGcgagcgacgaggaggaggagtggggaggggttgtttTAAAGAATGACGCATCGCTGCTATCTAATTGATTGGTTTATTTGGGGGATAGTTAACTATCTTTCTCTTATGTtgcttgataataataactaatgGCCCCCGGCAAATTACTTCCGCAAAGGTCCTCCGTAGTTCATACGTAGCTTGTGTCATAGTAGGTACTAATTCGAACAGTACCGTAACCATTATCCGTGCACAAGGGAAACAGTAAAACAGTAAGCTTACCACTCAGACAAGCAGGACCGGAAAGCTTTCTGGTGATACCCTACCCATTGATTCAGCCTTGGGAGTCAATAATTTTGTTAAGGGAATGATCAAGACGCTTTCGAGTGAAGGGATTGGCGAGGGGAAGGTCCCGGGGGGGTTGGGGGACGGTCAGTGTCACATTACGACCAAGGCATCTTGTACACACAGGTAATTGAAAGTCAATTTCCATGATGGAGGGTGCTGCTAgtactagtctagtctatTTAACTGGTACTATCCATCTACTACAGAGTAGCTACATGGGTACTGGATACGGTGGACTAGATAGCGCGCACGAGGGCGTGGATCGTGTATTAATTAAGTACGCATGAGCGGGGGGAGGTCTAGTAGTACTACAATATACCGAAGCACCAAAATAAATACTGAAATCACACAATACGcgcaggaaaaaaaaaagaagagaaaagaaagaaagaaaaagggaaaagggaagggaaatcctcccccccttccccccctctctaaTGAAAATCAATAGCTGTACGTCGCAATCCGTAGTTTGGGGCACTATtttcaaggccaagaagatcaagatcCTTGTAAAACCCGATTTTAACTAAGGATCGTCCTTCCCGTGGAGGGGACGAGGGGGGACCGCGGTCCCATTAAACCGACGGCCATGAAGCCTATATGAAGACACACTACTTTGGGCGCCACTGGGAGTGACCGGGGGGGAAGGTTGGTTTTAGTTCCAGAGGCCCCTCAAACTTCCGAGACGATCCTCAGAAAGTGGTGCATACCTATTACCTAGGCCAGGCCAAAGATCCTTCCACCACGCGCCCGCTTCTACTCCTCCTCAGGGTATCGAGCGTGTTTACCCACCCCTGTTGTCGGGTCTCCGCACACTCGTCTCTTGATTATTGACTGATCGCTTGGATCTCCGTGCACTACTACGAACCACACTGCCTGCTATTATCTACGGTTCAACTACGTACCAGGAGAATGAGGCGGCAAAGAGTGATGACTTAGCTAAGGAGACCGCATCAACTTCCCGGCGTAACCTCCCTATTCCTATACGGAGATCCTATTTCCATCCGGGAAAATCATTGATTGTATCGGTGGGCTTTCGATTCCCCTGATGCTCTTATCTTCTTGCCTTTCTGCTATTCCAAGCCGCTACTCCGTACTGCTCTTGCAATtacccatcatccccaggcCCGGCGTTTTGATCCTCTATACAATTCCCGGTTCATGCAGATAGTGACTTTCGCCTCCGAGTGTGATGCGCCAATCGACTTCATTTTCCTCCACAGTGCAAAGTCAATGGCGAGATTTCCATACTGACGTTACTGGTCTACGATGCAGACTGGATGAAAGTCGTTCAACTCAACATATCAGGTATCAACAACTCCCCCGCTTGCTTAACGTTCCTTTCACCAATATATCGTGTGGATCTCTTCCCATACCTCAATGTTGGCCGCTCTTGGATTTCCGGCATATGCAGGAAGCCATCTTCttattccctcccctctcgaGTTATGCCCTCAATGACAGTCTTTTCTCCGTCCCTAGCCCGGATTCTCACTGTTACCCTACCTTTCATTTGTCCTCACTTCTGTCATCGTTTACAACTGACATCATGTAATATATAATcgcagcttcttcatatctttcccttccctgaGCTCCCAAGTCTCACTTGTCGCCGCTTAATGGGATCGCAGCAAACTCGACCTTCTTGAAGCTTACCTTTCGTGAAACTGTCAGTCGCGCCAGTACTCCTAGGGTTCAAAATTCCGCTACACCCATAGCTGCGCTGTCTTTATGGCACCTATCAATGACCCGAAAACTGATCAGATCGATGCAGGAGACCATAGTATACAGAGACCACAGGTCACACTCTTTTATCGCCGGATGACGCTGTCTTGTTCCCGCGGTTGACGATAGATATTCCTACCTTGCCGCATCGTTCTTCTTGGTCGCAACTCGATACACCTCCTTcccatctcctctccctaCTCAGAACAGGAGGGTAATCCATTGCGCAAGTGTGGGATTAAAGCTACAATAGTGTGAAGACCCCACTAGCGCCCATTAAGTCGACAGTGAAAGGTTCAAAATACATTCTACATTGGTTCCGTCCGCATAAGGCAGGTCCTGCGGATACTTTCCTTTGCctcaactttttttttctccaggACCTGAAGATTGTTGCATGCTGGTCCGGTCCACTTTTTTCTGCGCTGCCTCATAGCTTGTGTCGCTGTCCCTGCAAAGATGCAAGGATTCACATTCACACCCCCGACAGGCCCACCCAGGGAAGGCCAGAAAAGTAAgaccccctccccccggtAGTTACCATTTGTCATTTGAATAAATTGCCCGTTTCTTGCTTCAGTTATATGTTGACCGCTTTTGATACAGACTACGTATTCGTTGATGAACATAACAGGCATAAGAGGCTCAAAGGTATGTTTGACCGATAGTGGACTTGACTTCGTTGCGTCTAATCACGAGCCTATCTTCAGTAATGCGAGCTTGCAATGGCTGCAGGAAACGGAAGATCAAGTGTGATGCTGCTACAACAAACACGTGGCCTTGTTCGGCATGCACACGCTTGAAGTTAGTATGCGTTCCTCCAACAATTGGGCATGATGGCGAGTATCCTGCAGTGGAAAGCGTTGAAACCAATCCTGTCGACTCGTTGGGCGCGTCGAACACATCAGAACCCTCACTATCGTCATATACGAGCTCCCAAACATATCGAGATTCCGGGCCACCTTCAATGAGTAGCATGCACCCATATAATGACAACATCGGGATTTATCCGCAATTTGCGCATTCTACTCCAGGCCAGCCAAATGTCTACGACATGAGATCACCCCAAGTGGCCATGCCACATCATCAGTACACTCAGTCACAGATGTTCTCCAGCGATCAAACTCAGCCTCTGGGAACCGCAGAAAGTGATATATACAGTGAGCACGACCAGTCCACTGCAGAGAACCTCAGCGAGGTCTTAGGGGAGCTCAAGATAGACGAGACTGGTATTGGTGAGCTATTCTAGCCTTCGTAACGTGTCTTACAGACGGAACGTATTAACATAGAATTAGCGCCGTACATCAGACAGCAACGAAGGGAAAGGGCTGAACCAGAAATCCCGACTCAGGATGAAGTAGACGAAAAGTTACCGCCTCTCAGTACCGGAGCTGGCGCCACTATACGCATCCCGCCCGAACTTATGCCATCTGATGACGAGGTCATGAATTATTTCAAGATATATTTTGATGATATTCATCCTTACGTCCCTGTCATCCATCGATCTCATCTGTACTATCAGTGGCAACACGAACGAAGCTCAATATCCCCGCTTCTACTCG of Aspergillus luchuensis IFO 4308 DNA, chromosome 7, nearly complete sequence contains these proteins:
- a CDS encoding iron-sulfur cluster assembly protein CIA2 (BUSCO:EOG09264O3B;~COG:S;~EggNog:ENOG410PN06;~InterPro:IPR002744,IPR034904,IPR039796;~PFAM:PF01883;~go_process: GO:0106035 - protein maturation by [4Fe-4S] cluster transfer [Evidence IEA]), with the protein product MESSMQNSNPTILNAADLPTRLRPSSCKAGTYGGGILASALPSLADPTNFSLSESEESDEDVDLMEEPIDEQEIYDLVSTISDPEHPISLGALAVVSLPDISIKPTLPDVPSSLLRTVSVLITPTITHCSLATVIGLGVRVRLEQSLPPRFRVDVRIKEGTHSTADEVNKQLADKERVAAALENGTLMGVIAKMLETCQ
- a CDS encoding 116 kDa U5 small nuclear ribonucleoprotein component (COG:J;~EggNog:ENOG410PHCW;~InterPro:IPR005517,IPR035655,IPR035647,IPR005225, IPR041095,IPR027417,IPR000640,IPR000795,IPR004161, IPR031950,IPR020568,IPR044121,IPR014721,IPR009000;~PFAM:PF00679,PF14492,PF03764,PF00009,PF03144, PF01926;~go_function: GO:0003924 - GTPase activity [Evidence IEA];~go_function: GO:0005525 - GTP binding [Evidence IEA]) yields the protein MDVDEGPSNAVILHEDKQYYPSAQQVYGEDVETLVQEEDAQPLSEPIIAPVQQKKFAIEEAELPPVYYSREFMTDLLSYPDQTRNIALVGHLHHGKTAFMDMLVTQTHDLTGRLENRTGKRKEEQLRYTDVHFLERERGLSIKASPMSLVLQGTKGKSHLFNIIDTPGHVNFVDEVATACRLVDGVVLVVDVVEGVQANTEQIIKHAILEDLPLTLVVNKMDRLILELKIPPNDAYFKLKHVIEEVNTIIENVLPGQGAARRLSPEKGNVAFACASMGWCFTLHSFAKMYSETHPQIEAAAFCLRLWGDIFFNPKSRKFTRKGVEEGSKRTFVQFVLEPIYKLYSHTLSESPEDLKETLSSVGISLKPSQLKTDAKTLLNLVCEQFFGSATGFVDMVLQHVPSPAEGAQKKLDRYYTGPLDSKVAAAMAACDSDGPLVVHVTKLFNSSDGSKFHSFGRIMSGTARPGQQVRVLGEGYTPEDEEDMVVATISDTWIAESCYNIPTSGVPAGNLVLLGGVDNSIVKTATIVPLTLEDDEDAYIFRSVRHITESVFKVAVEPVNPSELPKMLEGLRKVNKSYPLISTKVEESGEHVVLGTGELYMDCVLHDLRRLYSEMEIKVSDPVTRFCETVVETSAIMCYSITPNKKNKITMIAEPLDDGIAEDIESGAVNIKDPIRKVSRFFEERYDWDKLAARSIWAFGPDEMGPNILQDDTLPSQIDKKLLGSVRDSITQGFTWGTREGPLCEEPIRNAKFRLTDVSLADQAIYRGGGQIIPTARRAIYSSFLMASPRLMEPIYSCTMTGPADAVASVYTVLSRRRGHVLSDGPIAGTPLYSVRGLIPVIDSFGFETDLRIHTQGQAAVSLVFDKWSVVPGDPLDRDVKLKPLEMAPAMATARDFVLKTRRRKGLAEDVTVSKFLEPELWKGLKESGVLDS